The sequence below is a genomic window from Ctenopharyngodon idella isolate HZGC_01 chromosome 11, HZGC01, whole genome shotgun sequence.
ttaaagaattgtatataaatcaaattattataaaaataaaagtatataaatataaacaaaattatacaaatatagtaataaaaataaaaaagtaacagatacttttaaaaatataaataaaatttaaaaaataaacaattataaaaatattaatacatctTTTTAAActactaaaatgtaaaaaaaaatcatatcgaGACAGactatttttatactttattatattttatcatatatttttagttttaaaatatttttattttattatatttttatacaatattttatttatatttattgaaatatttgttaaatataaacaaaattatacaaatataatattaaaaataaaaatgtaacaaatactttgaataaaaatatgaataaatttttaaaaataaacaactataaaaaattattaatttttttaaatactaaaatgtaaaaaaaaaattatttaataaaatatttattaaaaatgtttaaatataaatagaattataaaatatagtaaaatatttaaataaatatgttatgttatttaaataaaaatgacaaatatgtttaataaatataaataacatttaaaacattctttaaaaaatatataacatcaaCACATTGAGCACAATAATCAAACTCAACACATGCAGCGGTCAATCAGATCTGAATCTTATTCAGGTTATTATAGATGgatgttttgcatgtttttcaCATAATCACCAATTAATCCGTCGTTATCAGTGTTTTGAGATTATCGTGAGGGCTGATAACTGAGCTTGTTACCACGGTGTTTAATCATCCAATGCACTAAATGGTGTGAAAATAAGCGTTGATTGATTTTCCGCCAGTGTTTTGTGTACGTCTCATCTGCTGTGgttcaatctgtctgtctgtcaggtGTGTGGCTCTGTCTGACCCTCTGAAGGAGTCGTCTCGCTCTCAGGAGTCGTGGAGTTCGTTCCTCACTAAACTGCGCACGCTGCTGCTCATGTCCTTCACCAGGAATCTGGGCCGCTTCGAGGACGAGATGCGGACGCTCCGAGAGAAACGCACTGAGCCCGGCTGGAGCTTCTGTGACTACTTCATGGTCCAGGTGTGTTATTGGCTGAGGAAGCTGTCAGTCACACACAGTGCCTGTTTCCAGCTGTGTAAATCTGTCTGTGTGTTGATCAGGAGGAGCTGGCGTTTGTGTTTGAGATGCTGCAGCAGTTTGAAGACGCTCTGGTCCAGTATGATGAACTAGACGCTCTTTTCACACAGTATGTGCTCAACTTCGGCGCTGGAGGTAAACCGGCATCTGTGCATTAATATCTTGTGTTTCCCGgcataatttaatatttgaaacagCCGTTCATGTTTTAAAGGCAATATGAAAAAACGTACATACAGGTAACCACACTGTATGTGAGAATATGAAGTGGGAAATAATGTAGGGAGGGAATTTTAGGGATTTTGGCCATCAGGATTTATTTGATTGTGAAATGTTAAGCTATAATTTTattggtcattatttttttttaccactgaCCCAAACAGCTTCGATTTCATcagcagaaaagaaaaaggGCTGAGAAAGTTTTATGATAGATTATTGaatgtatattttcatttattatatttttttatactttattatatttttataaaatatttatttataaaaaatattttaaaattaaaataaaattatcgaaatagaataaaataatttaaaatataatactttttgaaatatgaaataaaataatacaaataaaatgtttaaaaatttaattaatacatttttattatatatatatatatatatatatatatatatataatatatgcaattatagaaatataaaatattttaaaatataataaataccttttgaaataattataaaaataattttaaaaaattttaaattatttaaaaatatatattttaattataaataatataactaAAATTCtagaaaatattataataaataaaaacaaaaatataattatagaaatagaataaaatattcaaaaataagaaaatattaaaaataataaatactttttcaaataaatataaaataaaaataatataataaacaaaaataaaattataggagtagaattaaatatataaaaacataataaatacgTTTTAtagaaatagaataaaatatttaaatgtataataaatacttttttaaatgaatataaaaaaaaattataaaaataaaataatttttttttaattcattaaaatttatttatatatatatatatatatatatatatatataaaatacatttttaaacattttaaattaataaaaaaatatgtatttttttattttatatatggaatatatatatatatatatatatatatatatatatatatatataataaaaaataataaacataaaaataaaattatacaagtagaataaaatatttaaaaatatattaaatatgttttgaaataaatatgaaataaaatgataaaaacaaaatatcaattttaaatttattttaaattaaataaaaatatttatttttaattatatgtatatataaataaaattatgaaaaataaaaagcttatataaaatatcattatAGAAATagattaaatatgtaaaaatataataaatacttttttaaataaatttgaaataaaattataaaattaaaatatttaaatcactcattttaattttgtcatgGGTGGATTCAGGATCCAGTATTCCCAGGTTTCACTCTAGTCCtctgtgttttctttgtgttcagaTGGTGCCAACTGGCTGGGTTCGTTCTGTCAGCCGGTGCGGAGCTGGAACGGGCTGCTGTTGCGCAGACCCATCGACATGGAGAAGCGTGATCTGATCCAGAGAGGAGAGGCCAGTCTGCTGGATCTGCGCAGTTACCTGTTCTCCCGCCAGTGTACGCTGCTCATCTTCCTGCAGAGACCCTGGGAGGTGACGGCCCGAGCGCTCGAACTCCTGCACAACTGTGTGCAAGAGCTGCGACTGCTGGAGGTACTCGTGAGTGTTTGCTCAGAGCTTTATTCAGGTGTGATTCAGATGGGGGGGCTGATGGGTGTCGCTGCTGCAGGTGTCTGTGGTGAGCGGCGCGCTGGACTGCTGGGTGTTTCTCAGCTGTCTGGAGGTGCTGCACAGGATCGAGGGCTGTTGCGACCGCAGCCAACTGGAGGCCAACTTCTCTCACACCGTGGGCCTGTGGACATACGCTACTGAGAAGGTACTGAGACTTTTActccattttaaaacaaaattagagCATttgttacttaatattactcagtacttatttgtataattatacTGTAACAAGGACAACTTAATATAAAGCGTAAGTGTACACCCAACAACCATGTGTTCATCTGTTGGCAGCTGAAATCTCTGGGTGATCTGTGTGGTCTGGTGTCAGAGAACGGCCCAAACTCTGAGGACCTGAACAAAACCGTTGACCTGCTGGCTGGTCTGGGAGCAGAAAGACCAGAAACGGGTAATTAGCCTAAAATAACACATCGCTTTCCATTATCCATGTTGTATGAGGTATTTCattttactaaaatttaaaggcacaatatgtaagatttttagataGATGTGCAttaacacactcaaatgtatctattatgataaaacagtgctgcgttaccccacatacgcttgaccggaacaAGCGGAAGCggtgactgtggcataataaaagtcccgctgctctcgagctgcttcatactacagttaCGTTAATAacctcatccatgaacatgagtcctgtcctgattcttttccaccatctgtagacgtgaagacaacacatcCCATGATTTCGCGCTCAATCTCGTCGTCATTAAACTacacttttgttttgaataggcgacctttTCCTATTTCTCTTTAGAGAAAACCAATCAAGGAAAGCATGTGCCTAGAGCACCTCCTAttggtcattatataaaacacaaaggaaaaccctacatgagatattgctttataacttaacagctttaactaaaaatatacacaagcttaactaacagaaatgatataattatatattatatataattatatatccaGCAATGATGTAAGGAAACAGTGGCAAAAAAAGTTAGAAGGGAGTAAATCCTGTGTTTAAAGGCTGTTAAGGAAATGTAATTGAGCCAAATAagaactttaattttaaataaatgttaatttataagcaGGTATCGTTCAGGAATCGGTATCGAAGAAGGTATCGGTATCGATATCGTAAATTTTTGAAcgatacccagccctatttggATAaatggggattgttttgacaatggtgtcgtctaTACGTTGAAAACTCGAAGTAAAAACGTCtccgttttaagcatatcgttgtcgtgtaaacatacccttagaaagaaatattttatttgattcaacatagaatttattacacaaacttttaggcttcaacggccatgatatatttttttaagaagctgcatctgaaattgtatttagatatatttacagacTGTTTATTGAGGTGGCATGAATGCACTACaattaaacataaaagaagataatttgagaaatgtctcagtatttttttttcatacaatggaagtcaatggtaaccaaagtagtttggttaccaacattcttcaaagtatcttcttttatgttccgcaaaagaaagtcatacaggtttgaaacaacatgaaggatgagtaaataatgacagaatgttcatttttgggtgaactgcccctttaatgggttttttattaatatggaaatatgaaatgatttttttaatgacatgatactctaaataagaaactaaaactgccagtaggtggcggtaaatgtctaaatgagtaagtcattgaatcgttcattcattcgattcgttcaggaagtaaatggctctctttatgaatgggccattgaatcattggttcaccggatttatatatatatacttatttaaATTATCTCTGTAATGTGTTtgtaatctctctctctcagcgaACAGCCTTCAGAGTCCATATAAAAAGCTCAAGGAGGCGTTATCATCCGTAGAGGCCTTTGAGAAACACTATCTGGTGAGAGTTTAGTCCTGTAATCTGCGTGTGTTTATTTTAGCGCTGTGATTACTAGGTTTATTTTTGACATCATTTGTGAGAGTCTGTCTCTCTGATCAGGAGCTGTCTCACGCCGCTATGGAGATGTACAGGGCGATCGGGCGGCTGCGTTCGGCTCGGCTTGTTGGGAAGAGTCTGGCTGAGTTCTACATGTGAGCATGACTGAAAATCCCTGAAGGAACAGAAGCACGTATAACGGCCTCCTGTGGGAGATGGGTTGTACATGTGCACGATTAATCATacgtacgtgtgtgtgtgtgtgtgtgtgtgtgtgtgcaggaggAAGGGAGACCCTCAAAGTGCTGAGAACTTCCTTCTGGATTCCCTGAAGTCGTACGTGTCCGAGAGCTGGAGTTTaccgctcacacacacacgcaaacagATTGCAGAGTGTCAGAAACAGCTGCAGAAGATGGACGAGTATCCTTCACACATCTCTGATCACATGTATATGATGAAACACGTGACCATATCATGCCACTGAATCTCGTGTGATTCTCACACGTTTCTAACGCGTGTCAAACTGTGCACAACCAAAGACTGACTCGTCTTAAAACATGTTCCGGGTTTTACTGTGAACTAATAAAGGAGAAATGACAGATTTTGGAAGTAAAATGATGTTGTTTCCTGCTGTCAGAAGTGAGGTCAGGTTCCTGTTTTTTtgtctggtgtgtgtgttttctttgacCGTGTGTGTAGATACCTGCAGACGAGCGCTCTGCTCGCCAGCGATGCCAACCTGAGCGATGAAGAGAGGAAGCACTTCTGCCAGGAGATCCTGACCTTTGCCAGCCAGACCGCAGAGAGCAAAGCTCAACAGAAAGGTCAGATTTGTGTTCGGAGTGTGTTTACCACAGCTGTCAGGCTGCAACCATGACAAAAACACTATAGAAGTGTCATAACGGCACACTTTATTCCAGGTCACATGACAGATTTGAGTCAGGAATGCTGTTCTTACGTTGTTGAAAGATAATTGTtcctttaaataattaataattaactaaaaagtcactttttttttatttaaaaaaaatatttttttttcttttttgtctttctctttgCTGAGAAAGTTTCATGaaagattataaaataaaaaaataatattttaaataaataaaattatgaaaatataatagaataactaaaaataaataattataaaaatataataaaaatattaaatctaaTAAATTAGATTAGAATAAattggaataaataaataaattattatatttatatatttcggGTCTCACgctcatttaaataaaagtttctttaaaaaaagtatgaaaattaaataaataaacaattgtttaaaataaaaatcagtaaaatttgtaaaatataaaaataaatgataaaaatataaataaattacacaaaatataaataattagtaaaataaaatatttatattatatataaatataaatttatattatatatataaaatataaataattatatagtgaaatattatagaaatataataaaataactaaaaatattgttatatacataacataaaaaaatataattaaatagtgaaatattattaaaaaataacaaaataactataaaatattgttatatacataacattataaaaatgtaataaaatacttaaaaattataaaaagtattttaggTCTCacgttgttcatttaaataaatgtttcattaaaaaaagattataaaaattaaattaattaattgtttaaaataaatatcagtaaaatttgtaaaatataaaaaaataataaaaaaaataatatataagtaatataaaatatttatatataaatattaatttatattatatataaaaatatataaataattaaatattatacatattttaacattataatactaaatattaatattatttaaatattataaaaatataataaaataactaaaaaatattgttatatacataacattataattttgTGTTATGATGAACTGACCACAGCTACCAGGCTTCATGACAGACTCAATAAAATCATGCTGTCAGCACTAATCGTGTGCTGTTTCAGGTCACGTGATAGATATGTGTCAGAAAAGCTGTTGTCACATGGTTGTGTCTGcaacatttttgtctttctcttttccCACAGACCCGCGTGTTGCTCTGAGCATGAGTTCGTTCACTCAGCTTCACGAGTTGCGTTTCCGTCCCGCCTCGGCGCTGGTGCACGTCGGTGCCGTCCTGCAGCTGGAGCTGCATCTGTGCAGTCTGATGCCCGTGCCCGTACGGGTGGAGCAGCTCGCCGCCAGCGTCCACTTCACCATGGAGCTGCCCGGCACGACGGCTCAGAAACGAGCCGCTCAGAACCCGGATGGCACCGTCACGTTCCCGGCGGCCAGTCCGGTGTCAGCGTCTCCGGCGCTGGAGCTCTGCGAGATCCAGGAACACAGTCCGTCTGATAACGCGCTGAACACCGCCGGCGTGGTCTGTAAGAACATGCACCTGCTGATGCGACGCCAAGACAGCACCACGTCCCTCGACACGCCCATCACTGCGCCATCTGCCCTCGCTATGGATGATGGAGCTCAGATGCTTAAGGCTCATGATGTCACTCTGTTGCCTGGCAACAACAGCATCGTCTTCACCGCACCAGTGAGAAAAAACCTTTAATTTGATCTGATTATAgcagggtttcccaaactgaTGAAAAGATCAtcattaattaatcataaaaatgtaacattaaaaaatatttttctaaaaaataattaaatcttaaaaatgtcaaattaaaataaataattgtaaaatagAAACACTCATAGTAAAACACattctaaaaaaattataacattaaaataaaaacgctaaaaataaaacactttctgaaaattaattaaatcttaaaaatgtcaaattaaaataaattgtaaaatataaacaaagtaaaacattttctgaaaatgaattaattaaagtgtaacattaaaataaatttttaataaaaaccctacaaattttaaaataatagttttattcattgtttttattttacaattgtttattttaatttgacatttaagattcaattaatttttagaaagtgatttttaatgttacatttttatgatttaatacaattttagaaagtttttttattgtttttaaaacataaaaatgtaacattaaatatcactttctaaaaatttattaaatcttaaatgtcaaattaaaataaataattgtaaaataaaaacccTAAAAAAACACTATCtaaaaatttattaaatcagaaaattttgaattaaaataaattatttaaaaataaaacactaaaaatgaaatcatggaaatgtaaaattaaaataattttaaaataaaaacaatgaaaaaaactttgtaaaattgtattaaatcataaaaatgtaacattaaaaaaatcactttctaaaaattaattaaatcttaaaaatgtcaaattaaaataaataaatgtaaaatataaacattcataatttatcaaaattttattaaattataacattaaaataaatcatcaaaaataaaaaacactaaaaataaactaaaatcagaaaatatgaaataatttaaaaaataaagaataaattctaataaaaaataagtatatatatatatatatatatatatatataatttgtttgtttaaaatattttaggtAAAAGGGTTTCGACATTTTTATTTGGGAATCTCTGGATTATTGGATATATTTCACATAATCATGTGATAATCATCACCTTTTCATGTGATTTCATTAATCTAAAGAAGAAAATGAATCCCTGATTTTCTCAGAGTCAGAAGCCCGGCACATACACTCTCCGGCAGCTGTGCGCCACGGTGGGCCGCATTCAGTTCGTTCTGCCTCATATTTACCCTGTGGTTCAGTATGAGGTTTACTCCCAGGAGCCTCAGCTCACCATCCAGCCTCTCACAGGTCAGTCACTGAGACGAAAGCGCTTGTGTCCCGATCGCTCATTTAGGAATCTGTTTCAGACCTGACGTTTCTTGTTTTCTCAGAGAACCTGTTGGCTGGGTTACCGCAGCAGGTGAAGTTCACCATCCTGACGGGTCACTACACAGTGAAGAAGGGCGATGCTCTTCAGCTGAGTAACACAGACTCCATGCCGGTGCTGCACTCGTCCACATGCACCGCCCGCATCCTCAGCAGCACCGGAGGTGAGCGAGAGTCAGTCAGATTTATTGACAAGtatgcttacacacacacacacacacacacacacacactcacacacaaggaatttgtcTTGGTGACAGTAGCCGACAGAGAGATAATAGAAATAACCATGAAAAAAAGTGACACCTAGAACTGAAGTGATTTGATGTGTGTGATTGTCTCAGAGCTGGTGGGTGAGAGCGCTCTGTCCATCCAGTCGTCTGAGAAGGTGACGAGCATCTCTCTTCCTCTGACGCCGCCCTACCACACGCTGGAGTTCCTGCTGGATGTTCTGTGTCATATCCCATCATCCCCCACGCGGGTGGAGAGCGAGCATCTGACTAACGGTCAGATCAGTCATCGCGCCCGCAGCAGAGCGCGCTTCAACAGCGGGATGGCCATCATAGACCAGAAGGTTTGATACGCGTGCAGAAATCATGCAGAAGTTGCACTGatgattgtttttgtgtttattgctGATTTCAGCCATAATCTGTTAGTTGTTATAATTCGGTCATGTTTTGCTCATGTCTTTTAATGCCGACATGAAATCAAGATGGTTTTACTTTGATTCATTTCAATAGACATtaatacaaagagaaaaatcattCATAGCTCTGAATTTTAATGTCATGGAATTTTGAAGTTGTGgtttccaggcctggaaaagtctaaataatgaaaataaatatttttaataataataaatacagaaatgccaaaaataaatcttccaataaatataaatagatttcatattttatataaatataatattttcatatttaaatatacgtaaatgcatatatatatatatatatatatatttatataaatatcaaaaatttattttaatatatatttatatattttcatatttaaatatatataaatgcgtgtatatatatatatatatatatatatatatatatatatatatatatacaatttattttaatgactaaatatctaaatattaaaaattaaatattattaataataataatatttaataaagaaatgccaaaaataaatcttccaataaatatatttcatattgtaatatatatatatatatataatatatatatatatatatatatatatatatataatatatatatatatatatattatatatatataaatttt
It includes:
- the trappc10 gene encoding trafficking protein particle complex subunit 10, encoding METHEEKPIIYTMENKPIVTCAGDQNLFTALYSSLTQQLPREPMEWRRSYGRAPKMIYLEANFVQFKEELLPKEGNKALLTFPFLHIYWTDCCDTEVYKASVKEDMQRWQGVLRLHGSVDWLIVVVESDNKKKNKTNILPRTSIVDKIRNDFCNKQSDRCVALSDPLKESSRSQESWSSFLTKLRTLLLMSFTRNLGRFEDEMRTLREKRTEPGWSFCDYFMVQEELAFVFEMLQQFEDALVQYDELDALFTQYVLNFGAGDGANWLGSFCQPVRSWNGLLLRRPIDMEKRDLIQRGEASLLDLRSYLFSRQCTLLIFLQRPWEVTARALELLHNCVQELRLLEVSVVSGALDCWVFLSCLEVLHRIEGCCDRSQLEANFSHTVGLWTYATEKLKSLGDLCGLVSENGPNSEDLNKTVDLLAGLGAERPETANSLQSPYKKLKEALSSVEAFEKHYLELSHAAMEMYRAIGRLRSARLVGKSLAEFYMRKGDPQSAENFLLDSLKSYVSESWSLPLTHTRKQIAECQKQLQKMDEYLQTSALLASDANLSDEERKHFCQEILTFASQTAESKAQQKDPRVALSMSSFTQLHELRFRPASALVHVGAVLQLELHLCSLMPVPVRVEQLAASVHFTMELPGTTAQKRAAQNPDGTVTFPAASPVSASPALELCEIQEHSPSDNALNTAGVVCKNMHLLMRRQDSTTSLDTPITAPSALAMDDGAQMLKAHDVTLLPGNNSIVFTAPSQKPGTYTLRQLCATVGRIQFVLPHIYPVVQYEVYSQEPQLTIQPLTENLLAGLPQQVKFTILTGHYTVKKGDALQLSNTDSMPVLHSSTCTARILSSTGELVGESALSIQSSEKVTSISLPLTPPYHTLEFLLDVLCHIPSSPTRVESEHLTNGQISHRARSRARFNSGMAIIDQKVSVDCPWSIYSTLVSLTFHVPFKVKHSLLSAGRRKFIQVCLQNVSDTNFQLTDQTLSENQHTPSLELLSLNTKTHSVVFSQQCVFSVWELRWSGAPPVSLQCVFSASFAPADAPDAALKPYSYEFAVERVSTLYSVRAEICPAAGEQHCRTGALCRLEVSLTRLTEPNDTDRSDEEFSETEGLRTSRLMYEVIDNHSNWAVCGKSSGVVSMPVAAMATHKVQMEIMPLFAGQLPFPNIRVFKYLPHHASVVIQPDTDSCLENDSLSVLDKALEDQADTASLRSRGSVQSLGEQQPRGVPMPKRQAFGPGQVFNGTQGRQVLVLPGTDHHVLEVNVT